The nucleotide window GCCGCGAGAATCGGCAGAGCGACAAGCGGCGCAAGCCGCGCGCGTTCGGGCATCGCGGCAACGCGCGCCAATCCAAGCAGCAGCACGACGATCGCTGCGACCGACGCGAGCATCGGGAACGTCGTGGCGACGGTTTCGCCCGCGTCGAACAGTCGGCCCGCGTTGGAAAGCTCCCCCGCGCGCACGTAGTAGCTCATCGAAAACGGCCGGCCGGTGACGGAAAAATTGTAGAACATCCAGAGCGCGGCGGCGGTCGCGGGCACGCCGAAAACCCACGCCGCGCCGCGCACCAGCGCGTTGCGTTCGCCCGTGCGCCGCGCGCGAAACGCAAGCCACGCGACGACGGCCCACGCCGCGCCGACCATGAGCAGGCCGTCCGGGCGCATCCACGCGCACGCGGCCAGCGCGACGGCAAGCGCGCGCGGTTTGCCATCGAGAAGAAAAAGCGTGGCCAGGGCCAGGGCGAGCGCGTAGGGCGCCGTCTCCATGCCGGAGAGCGCGGCGAAGGAAATAAGCGGATCGACCGCGACAACAAGCGCGGCGGCGATCGCGATGACCTTCGCCGCAAGGCGCCTCAGGAAGAAAAACACGACGACCGCGAGCGCGGCGTGCGCGGCGACGCCGAGGATTTTTGCCCAGAGCGCGGGCCCGATGCCGGCGCCGATACCCGGCGCGAGCAACACGAGCCAACCCAGGCTCGTGAATCCGGATTGCGGATCGCCGGGGTTGTAGTCAAGGCGCAGCGTTGTCGCGAGGCTTTTGGCGTAAACGAAGTGAATCCAGGAATCGTCGAGCGGAACGCCGCGCCCCTTTGACGCATACTCACCCGCGCCGGTAGATTCGATGGTCCACGCCACAAAGACGCACGCGGCGATGAGCGCCGCCGCGATCCAATGGGGACGGAGGCGAAACGCCATGCGCCGCCGCGTATCGACAATCGTTTTCGTCGTCGCGTTTTTGGCGCACATCGGGATTCTTGTTTCCGCCCTCGCGTCGATGGGCCGCGGCCTGTTCCACGATTCGGACGTGAACGCGGCGAACGGCTGCGACTTCTTCGCGATCTACGTCGCGTCGGACAATCTACTGCACGGGCGCGGGGTTTACGACGAGGGACCGGATACCGCGCCGGTGCCGTGCCACTACAGCTTCCGCTACCTGCCCACCGCGGCGGTCGCCGCGACTCCGTTCGCGCTACTGCCGCCGGAGCCGGCGTATTTCGCGTGGATCGCGTTTCTGGCCAGTGCGCTCGCGTTTTGCCTATGGTGCGTCTGGCGCCTTACAAACCGCGACCTCGCGACGTTCGCGCCCGTCGCCGCCGTCTGGCTTTTGTTTACGCCACTTTATTTGGAATACCGCCTAGGGCAATACAACCTCGTCCAGACTGCGTTCGTGATGGGGGCGCTCGCGGCGCTGCGCGCGGAAAAATCGCGCGCGTTCGCCGGCTGGTTCGCGGCGTCGCTCGCGTTCAAGCTCAACACGTGGCTCGCGCTGCCGGCGCTTGTGCGCGGCCGAAAATGGGGCGCGCCCTTGATCGCGCTTGGCGTTATCGCGATCACGAGCGTTCCGCACTTTCTGGCGTATCCGGATTCGCTTGGCGCGTTTCTCGGCAACTTCGGCGTCAGGCTCGAATACGGATTCACGACCGGCAATATGGGCGTGCCGATGTTGCTTGGCGTCGCCCTCCCCGCGCTCCACACGCCTTTGACCGCGCGTGCGGCGTTTTTCGCGGGCGTCGCGATCGGGCTTGCCGCGACGTGGCGCGCCCGGCGTCTCGACGTCGCGGATCTTGTCGCGTTCTGGTTCGCGCTGGCGCTGATTGTCTATCACCACACCTGGGAGCACCACTTCATCATGGCGCTTCCCGCGCTGACGCTGCTTGGCCTTCGCCGGCGCGGCGCGGCGTTCTGGATCGCGGCACTGCTGCTGGCCGCGCCGACGATCTACGGATTCGCGCACGGCGATTGGTCGCGCACGACGACGCTGATCCACCACGCGCAAAAACCGATCGGGGTCGCCATCCTTCTTGTCATGACGGTCGTCGAGGCGCGCACGCACGCACGCGCCGCGCGCTGATCGCGGCCGTTTCCGCCCCGGCATTGGACTAGGGCAACTATGGCAACTATAATAGTTGGCGGGAGGATGAAAAAATGGCCCAGCGAACGATCCCGGACAAGCCGCGCGAACAGCGCATTTCGACGAAAGATGTCCGAAATCGGCTCGGCGACCTGTTGAATCGCGTCGCGCTTCGCCGTGACGTCTTCGTCATCGAGCGCAAAGGCGAACCGATGGCGGCGCTCGTTCCTGTCGACTTTGTGGAGCGCTTGCGGTTATTCGAGCGCGCCCGGGAAAACGCGCGCCGCGATTTTTTTCAATATATCGACAGCCATAAGTCGGCGCCGGACACCGAACTGACCGAAGACGAAGTGATGAGATTCGCCGTCGAGCAGGTGCGTGCCGTCCGACAGGAAGCGCGACGTACCGTTCTGGAATTTTTTGAGGAACAACGGCGTCGTCCGGGTCCGAAACTCACGGATGACGAAGCCATGAAGCTTGCGCTGGAATTGCAGCGCGAAGTTCGCGAAGAAATGCACAAAGAGAAACAAGCGCGCAAACGGTCGCGGTAACACCAGGTGCATCGCGTCGTCATCGACAGAACGTCTTTATCAGCGCTGTCCTTACGCCGGACGGTGTGCCCGCCGCGATATTCGAAACTTTCGTCAAAAACGAGAATTTCCGGTTGCTCGTGTCGCAGGCGCTCGCCACGGAAGTCGAACGAACCTTCGCCAGGAAAAAGTTTCGACAACAATTTGAATCGCCCTTTCGGCTCGACGCATGGTTGGCGGCCATTCGCCTTGATACGGAACTCGTCCCGGACACCGGGCGCATTCAAGGCGTGTGCAAGGATCCCAAGGACGACTTCATCCTTTCCGCCGCCGTCGAGGGGAAGGCGGACTACATCGTCACCGGCGATGCGGACCTGCTGAAACTCGATCCGTTTGAAGGCGTGCGCATCGTCACCCCCCGCGCATTTCTGGACGTGCTCGAAAACCGCCGATCTTAGGCGTGTCGGGCAAGCCTCCTTGGCGTTTGACGGCGCCTCGTTTTTCCGGCTAGAAACGACGGAATCCCAATTCCATATTCCTGCATGTCGCGCGGCGACGGGAGCAATCGATGGCCGGCGAACGGGGCACCTGGCATAGCAAGATCGGCTTCATCCTGGCGGCGTCGGGAAGCGCGATCGGGCTTGGCAACATCGTCTTTTTTTCGGCGAACGCGTACAAGTTCGGCGCGGGCGCGTTTTACATCCCGTACTTCATTGCGCTTTTCGTCGTCGGCTTTCCGTTGATGGTGCTCGAGCTTGGGATCGGGCGCCTGTCCGGGCGCGCGCTTCCCGAGACGCTTCGTGTTTTTCGCGGACGCCCGGGCGAATTCATCGGCTGGTTCGGCATCCTGAACGCGTCGATCATCACGATGTATTACATTACCATCCTGGGGTGGGCGGTGGGCATGCTCGTCGGCTCGTTCTCGGAGCTGTGGAGTTCCGCCGCGGTGCCCGCGTTCGGCATCCCCGAGGGCGCGCTGACCGGCGCGATGAGTTACTTCTTCAACATGATCAGCCACCACCAGACGATCGTATACGTCGCGTTCGTCTGGGCTTTGAATCTCGTCGTCGTGTTCTGGGGAACGCGCAGCATCGAGGCCACGGTCAAGGTTTTCGTGCCGCTGATGTGGATTTTCATGATCGTCCTCATTATCCGCGGCGTCACGTTGCCCAACGGCACGCA belongs to bacterium and includes:
- a CDS encoding DUF2029 domain-containing protein encodes the protein MRRRVSTIVFVVAFLAHIGILVSALASMGRGLFHDSDVNAANGCDFFAIYVASDNLLHGRGVYDEGPDTAPVPCHYSFRYLPTAAVAATPFALLPPEPAYFAWIAFLASALAFCLWCVWRLTNRDLATFAPVAAVWLLFTPLYLEYRLGQYNLVQTAFVMGALAALRAEKSRAFAGWFAASLAFKLNTWLALPALVRGRKWGAPLIALGVIAITSVPHFLAYPDSLGAFLGNFGVRLEYGFTTGNMGVPMLLGVALPALHTPLTARAAFFAGVAIGLAATWRARRLDVADLVAFWFALALIVYHHTWEHHFIMALPALTLLGLRRRGAAFWIAALLLAAPTIYGFAHGDWSRTTTLIHHAQKPIGVAILLVMTVVEARTHARAAR
- a CDS encoding type II toxin-antitoxin system Phd/YefM family antitoxin; this translates as MAQRTIPDKPREQRISTKDVRNRLGDLLNRVALRRDVFVIERKGEPMAALVPVDFVERLRLFERARENARRDFFQYIDSHKSAPDTELTEDEVMRFAVEQVRAVRQEARRTVLEFFEEQRRRPGPKLTDDEAMKLALELQREVREEMHKEKQARKRSR
- a CDS encoding putative toxin-antitoxin system toxin component, PIN family, with protein sequence MPAAIFETFVKNENFRLLVSQALATEVERTFARKKFRQQFESPFRLDAWLAAIRLDTELVPDTGRIQGVCKDPKDDFILSAAVEGKADYIVTGDADLLKLDPFEGVRIVTPRAFLDVLENRRS